A part of Terriglobus roseus genomic DNA contains:
- a CDS encoding VOC family protein: MKTRVFVAVFAGMVWAFLLSACAQQKRPAITGIAFARFYASDPAASQHFYGDTVGLKKMSEGARSVYPVNASQWVEWVPLTDPSLHSRMAAIGFTTRDAKALQRYLTEHHVAIAEPLKDGMFAVHDPDGYLVYFVQTGSNRAVAKAAPSANATSSRIIHVGHVVRDKAAEDAFYRELLGFKPYWHGGRTDGRDDWVSSQVPDGTDWIEYMLHIPAEASLKSVGVQDHFSLGTENMDTVVAKLKANGCTDAVCSKTQIGLDGKMQLNLYDPDLSRLEYMEFSPRRKPCCSDFTGPQPTAIENK, translated from the coding sequence ATGAAGACACGCGTGTTTGTGGCTGTATTTGCCGGTATGGTTTGGGCATTTCTGCTGTCTGCCTGTGCGCAGCAGAAGCGTCCAGCGATTACCGGCATTGCTTTTGCGCGGTTCTATGCTTCGGACCCCGCTGCGTCGCAACACTTTTATGGCGACACGGTCGGCCTGAAGAAGATGTCAGAGGGAGCACGCTCTGTTTATCCGGTGAATGCGTCGCAGTGGGTGGAGTGGGTGCCGCTGACGGACCCGTCGTTACACTCGCGCATGGCCGCGATTGGATTCACCACGCGGGATGCGAAGGCGTTGCAGCGTTACCTGACGGAGCATCATGTTGCGATTGCGGAGCCGTTGAAAGATGGCATGTTTGCGGTGCACGATCCGGATGGATACCTGGTGTACTTCGTACAGACGGGATCGAATCGCGCCGTGGCAAAGGCTGCGCCTTCTGCAAATGCGACGTCTTCTCGGATTATCCATGTGGGCCATGTTGTACGGGACAAGGCGGCTGAGGACGCGTTTTATCGCGAGCTTCTTGGCTTCAAACCGTATTGGCATGGCGGGCGCACAGACGGCCGTGATGATTGGGTGAGCTCGCAGGTTCCGGATGGTACGGACTGGATTGAGTACATGCTGCACATTCCGGCGGAAGCCAGTTTGAAGTCTGTGGGTGTTCAGGATCACTTCTCGCTCGGCACAGAGAACATGGACACGGTGGTGGCGAAGCTGAAGGCCAACGGCTGCACCGATGCTGTGTGCAGCAAGACGCAGATTGGGCTGGATGGAAAAATGCAGCTGAATCTGTACGACCCAGATCTCAGTCGGCTGGAGTATATGGAGTTTTCGCCGCGCCGGAAGCCTTGCTGCTCTGACTTTACCGGGCCGCAACCAACAGCGATTGAAAACAAGTAA
- a CDS encoding glycerophosphodiester phosphodiesterase family protein — MNIRLLTAAVFLFASAPLVAQQAASTSDMQNPFITLMTKAAAHAKQHGARTPLLSPNDHTVVRMTGSPADMPLVPVKQLQAMGVHVVPWTTNDPEQMRAVIRTGVDGLISDRPDLLQQVLKEERAANPNNETLKRFVVSAHRGGRGLRPENTLPSFESGLDQLATELETDTGVSTDGISTIWHDQFYNPQACRKVDGSTYTMENRIYLRDISSTDAAKTLICDKIHFGDAQKNDASLSPVTVAFATKDGMPSIYAPTNVPQLFRFVKFYVEYYTTGAGKSDPHAKERAANARTVHFNIETKIVPDVTMSSQGRPVPKGMENHTKPPQAFVDALAGTIAKEHMEGRAAVQSFDFRTLQLIEEQYPKIQTFYLTENPKTLSSDFVPAPLRVQ, encoded by the coding sequence ATGAACATTCGATTGCTTACTGCTGCTGTTTTTCTTTTCGCCTCTGCGCCGCTTGTTGCACAGCAGGCCGCATCTACTTCTGATATGCAGAATCCGTTTATCACGCTGATGACGAAGGCTGCTGCTCATGCGAAGCAGCATGGCGCGCGCACTCCGCTGCTGTCGCCCAATGACCACACTGTGGTGCGGATGACGGGTTCTCCTGCGGATATGCCGCTGGTGCCGGTGAAGCAGTTGCAGGCGATGGGAGTTCATGTGGTGCCGTGGACGACGAATGATCCGGAGCAGATGCGCGCGGTGATTCGTACGGGTGTGGATGGATTGATCAGCGATCGTCCGGATCTTTTGCAGCAGGTGTTGAAGGAAGAGCGCGCGGCGAATCCGAATAACGAAACGCTGAAACGCTTTGTTGTAAGTGCGCATCGTGGTGGACGTGGGCTGCGTCCGGAAAATACTTTGCCGAGTTTTGAGAGCGGACTGGATCAGCTAGCGACCGAATTGGAAACGGATACGGGTGTTTCTACGGATGGTATTTCGACCATCTGGCATGACCAGTTCTACAACCCGCAGGCCTGCCGCAAGGTGGATGGTTCCACGTACACGATGGAGAACCGCATCTATCTTCGCGATATCTCTTCTACCGATGCGGCGAAGACGCTGATCTGCGACAAGATTCATTTTGGCGATGCGCAGAAGAATGATGCTTCACTGTCGCCGGTGACGGTAGCGTTTGCGACGAAGGATGGTATGCCTTCGATCTATGCGCCGACGAATGTGCCGCAGTTATTCCGCTTTGTGAAGTTCTATGTGGAGTACTACACGACGGGTGCAGGGAAGAGTGATCCGCATGCGAAGGAGCGTGCGGCGAATGCTCGCACTGTGCACTTCAACATTGAGACGAAGATTGTTCCTGATGTGACCATGAGCAGCCAGGGGCGTCCGGTACCGAAGGGCATGGAGAACCACACGAAGCCGCCGCAGGCTTTTGTGGATGCGCTTGCCGGGACCATTGCGAAGGAGCACATGGAAGGTCGCGCAGCGGTGCAGAGCTTTGATTTCCGCACGCTGCAGCTGATTGAGGAACAGTATCCGAAGATTCAGACGTTCTATCTGACGGAGAATCCGAAGACGCTGAGCAGCGACTTTGTCCCTGCGCCATTGCGCGTACAGTAA
- a CDS encoding acido-empty-quinoprotein group A, whose product MRILRKIQCAAALCAAMTMVTTAVHAQWLDPKDILKPKPDSWPTYSGDYSGRRYSPLTEINSLNVKGLTLAWAQRLTGGEGGPAGGGGGGFGAGAAIPTNVGGVGTAVAPMGTIKGSILQVDGYLFVSTPDNVWAMDAMDGHVLWHFLWKTRGGTHIGNRGVAMWHDRLFLETPDDYLIAIDAKTGKEIWHKEIASFDLQYFSTMAPVVIGDHLLVGTGNDLDEPGMLQSFNPQTGDVEWKWFAVPMKKDDPGIETWRNVDAASHGGGNVWVNGSYDPETHLYILGTGNPTAAYTSQMRGPGSNLYTCATVAINVDTGKMAWHYQTSPHDTHDFDSAQTQVLVDGMWKGKPRKMVMTAARNGYFFVLDRTTGEHLLTSKLVDSPNWAEDALDKNGAPVRIPAKDFDYGGALVSPANGGVVNWPPPAYSPQTGLFYVNANESYAMYYLATTDPRGAMGLGGKDEVGLGTLGTYLIGMDYKTGKPAWKHRYPGVGGGSLIGVMATAGHLLFSGDQHGNLVAYESATGKQLWHTRIAVSNAPETYMLDGHQYVLAGAGDMVYAFRLQ is encoded by the coding sequence ATGCGTATTCTTCGCAAGATTCAATGTGCCGCTGCTCTGTGCGCGGCGATGACGATGGTGACCACGGCAGTGCATGCGCAGTGGCTTGACCCGAAAGACATACTCAAACCCAAGCCGGATAGTTGGCCTACATATTCAGGCGATTACAGTGGGCGTCGGTATAGCCCGTTGACTGAGATCAACTCGCTGAACGTGAAGGGACTGACGCTGGCGTGGGCGCAGCGTTTGACTGGCGGCGAAGGTGGTCCTGCTGGCGGTGGCGGTGGTGGCTTTGGAGCTGGTGCTGCTATTCCAACGAATGTTGGTGGTGTGGGAACTGCTGTTGCGCCGATGGGTACGATCAAGGGTTCGATCCTGCAGGTGGATGGATATCTGTTCGTCAGCACACCGGATAACGTGTGGGCGATGGATGCCATGGATGGGCATGTGCTTTGGCACTTCTTATGGAAAACGCGCGGCGGCACCCACATTGGTAATCGTGGCGTGGCGATGTGGCATGATCGTTTGTTCCTGGAGACACCTGACGATTATCTGATTGCGATTGATGCGAAGACAGGCAAGGAGATCTGGCACAAGGAGATTGCGTCGTTTGATCTGCAGTACTTCTCAACGATGGCGCCGGTGGTGATTGGCGATCATCTGTTGGTGGGTACGGGCAACGACTTAGACGAGCCGGGTATGTTGCAGAGCTTCAATCCGCAGACGGGCGATGTGGAGTGGAAGTGGTTTGCTGTGCCGATGAAGAAGGATGATCCGGGCATTGAGACCTGGCGCAACGTGGATGCGGCTTCGCATGGTGGCGGCAATGTCTGGGTGAACGGATCGTATGATCCGGAGACGCATCTCTACATTCTTGGCACGGGTAATCCTACGGCTGCTTATACATCGCAGATGCGTGGGCCGGGATCGAATCTTTATACGTGTGCGACCGTTGCGATCAATGTCGATACGGGCAAGATGGCCTGGCACTACCAGACGTCGCCGCATGACACGCATGACTTTGATTCGGCACAGACGCAGGTGTTGGTGGATGGCATGTGGAAGGGCAAGCCGCGCAAGATGGTGATGACCGCGGCGCGCAACGGCTACTTCTTTGTGCTGGATCGCACGACGGGCGAGCATCTGTTGACGAGCAAGTTGGTGGATTCGCCAAACTGGGCAGAGGATGCGCTGGATAAGAACGGTGCTCCTGTGCGCATTCCGGCGAAGGACTTTGACTATGGTGGCGCGCTGGTTTCGCCTGCGAATGGCGGCGTTGTGAATTGGCCTCCTCCTGCGTATAGTCCGCAGACGGGCTTGTTCTATGTGAATGCGAACGAGAGTTATGCCATGTATTACCTGGCCACGACGGACCCGCGCGGTGCGATGGGATTGGGTGGCAAGGATGAGGTTGGGCTTGGCACGCTGGGAACTTATCTCATTGGCATGGATTACAAGACGGGCAAGCCGGCGTGGAAGCATCGCTATCCGGGAGTGGGTGGTGGTTCGTTGATTGGTGTGATGGCTACTGCTGGGCATCTTCTATTCAGTGGCGATCAACACGGCAACCTGGTGGCGTATGAATCGGCGACGGGTAAGCAGTTGTGGCATACGCGTATTGCTGTGAGCAATGCACCGGAGACGTACATGCTGGATGGGCATCAGTATGTACTGGCTGGTGCGGGGGACATGGTCTACGCGTTTCGTCTGCAGTAG